Proteins encoded within one genomic window of Streptomyces kaniharaensis:
- a CDS encoding RDD family protein has product MTDRPFAGGAETAVGPTPGYYPDPSIPGFVRYWGGSAWVPGTTRPAPAEGEVLEPPRFAARRPGPAPGVGAGARYVPPPAPVPAAPADGGGGADGSDDTGPVYLDQMEGGASFVLGPVFREAGAGASEVPEPEVPGPGVLGSQAPVPAAPEMSDASGWQADPGAQRGLMETGEAPRWVSWGVLPGAPEPEEGRADENRAPIAAEVSAVASAPAPVVVAQAVAVAVEVPKRAEPARPAEPDARTTEPAEPVPALAPAPAARPRQSAARKRPAPAVPAGLGRRLAARAVDTAVLVVVAAAAAIPLGHAAADHVRQKLDQARMASALSRRQVQVWLVDDVVVGKIAVLIGILVFVGLLYEVLPTARTGQTFGKRLAGIRVADAASPRAAVRTRLSLGRSLLRWLVGQLAVLFPIGLFWPLVDRPARRGWHDRAARTRVVRV; this is encoded by the coding sequence ATGACGGACCGGCCCTTCGCCGGCGGCGCGGAGACGGCCGTCGGGCCCACGCCTGGCTACTACCCCGACCCCTCGATCCCCGGCTTCGTCCGCTACTGGGGCGGTTCGGCCTGGGTACCGGGCACCACCCGGCCCGCGCCGGCCGAGGGGGAGGTGCTGGAGCCGCCCCGCTTCGCGGCCCGGCGGCCCGGGCCTGCGCCCGGGGTGGGGGCGGGGGCGCGGTACGTGCCCCCGCCGGCTCCGGTGCCGGCGGCTCCGGCCGACGGGGGTGGCGGGGCCGATGGTTCCGACGACACCGGGCCGGTGTACCTGGACCAGATGGAGGGCGGGGCGTCGTTCGTGCTCGGGCCCGTGTTCCGGGAGGCGGGAGCGGGGGCCTCCGAGGTTCCGGAGCCCGAGGTGCCCGGGCCTGGTGTGCTCGGATCGCAGGCGCCGGTGCCCGCGGCCCCGGAGATGTCCGACGCGTCCGGGTGGCAGGCGGATCCGGGGGCGCAGCGGGGGCTGATGGAGACGGGCGAGGCGCCGCGCTGGGTTTCGTGGGGGGTGCTGCCGGGGGCGCCCGAGCCAGAGGAGGGGCGCGCGGACGAGAACCGCGCTCCGATTGCCGCGGAGGTGTCCGCGGTCGCGTCGGCGCCTGCTCCGGTGGTCGTGGCACAGGCCGTTGCCGTGGCGGTGGAGGTGCCCAAGCGGGCCGAGCCCGCCCGGCCGGCCGAGCCCGATGCGCGCACCACTGAGCCTGCTGAGCCCGTCCCCGCGCTCGCCCCGGCCCCCGCCGCTCGGCCGCGCCAGTCCGCCGCCCGGAAGCGTCCCGCCCCCGCCGTCCCCGCGGGGCTCGGCCGCCGGCTCGCCGCGCGGGCCGTCGACACGGCCGTCCTGGTGGTCGTCGCCGCCGCGGCCGCGATCCCGCTCGGCCACGCGGCGGCCGACCACGTCCGGCAGAAACTCGACCAGGCCCGGATGGCCAGCGCCCTCAGCCGCCGCCAGGTCCAGGTGTGGCTGGTCGACGACGTCGTGGTCGGCAAGATCGCCGTCCTGATCGGCATCCTCGTCTTCGTCGGTCTCCTCTACGAGGTGCTGCCGACGGCCCGCACCGGCCAGACCTTCGGCAAGCGACTCGCCGGGATCAGGGTGGCCGACGCCGCCTCCCCCCGCGCCGCGGTCCGCACCCGGCTGAGCCTCGGCCGCTCCCTGCTCCGATGGCTCGTCGGACAGCTGGCCGTCCTGTTCCCGATCGGCTTGTTCTGGCCGCTGGTCGACCGCCCGGCCCGGCGCGGCTGGCACGACCGGGCGGCGCGCACCCGGGTCGTCCGGGTCTGA
- a CDS encoding RDD family protein, whose amino-acid sequence MSTHDPSGPQPEGGGEQPSFDKQPPQPGGGTPEDRPSEPYGHPPADGSHERPGAYGGTYGGPSYGQAPYGQSPYGQDTTGYGTPGGGPVPGMPPLGSWPNRILARLIDYALVQVVAVLIVLPFASLGDRSGSAGAFWLAGALYLVYEGLMLSRDGQTLGKKAMKVRVAMLSDGNSPTQSAAWTRAAVFVLPAVLCCAGFWWLADGFFGVFDKPYRQCIHDKAAKTVVVTTA is encoded by the coding sequence ATGAGTACCCACGACCCCTCGGGCCCCCAGCCGGAGGGGGGCGGCGAGCAGCCCTCCTTCGACAAGCAGCCCCCGCAACCGGGTGGCGGCACGCCGGAAGACCGGCCGTCCGAGCCGTACGGGCACCCGCCGGCCGACGGCTCCCACGAGCGCCCCGGCGCGTACGGCGGCACCTACGGTGGACCGTCCTACGGCCAGGCGCCGTACGGTCAGAGCCCGTACGGCCAGGACACCACCGGATACGGCACCCCCGGCGGCGGACCCGTCCCCGGGATGCCGCCCCTCGGCAGCTGGCCCAACCGGATCCTCGCCCGGCTCATCGACTACGCCCTGGTCCAGGTCGTCGCCGTCCTCATCGTGCTGCCCTTCGCCAGCCTCGGTGACCGCTCCGGCTCTGCCGGCGCGTTCTGGCTCGCCGGCGCCCTCTACCTGGTCTACGAAGGCCTCATGCTCAGCCGGGACGGCCAGACCCTCGGCAAGAAGGCGATGAAGGTCCGCGTCGCCATGCTCAGCGACGGCAACTCGCCCACCCAGTCCGCCGCCTGGACCCGCGCCGCGGTCTTCGTCCTGCCCGCCGTGCTCTGCTGCGCCGGCTTCTGGTGGCTCGCCGACGGGTTCTTCGGTGTCTTCGACAAGCCCTACCGGCAGTGCATCCACGACAAGGCGGCGAAGACCGTCGTGGTCACCACGGCCTGA
- a CDS encoding glycosyltransferase 87 family protein yields the protein MTAVQDERSPVRIAPDPSPAPLSDRLKHTIGAPVRALREAPRRPLLAASALALFSLLVYAVVRHFVHTSMVDMIVYRAEGGAVADGGDLYGLRVTEWNLPATYPPFAAMLFVPTTWFAVPFLRVAITLGNLGLLAVFAHLSFKLVGWPRRELRPIGVVLVTGCGVWLEPVFTTLRYGQINLALACLILWDLTRSDALRSKGMAIGIAAGIKLTPGLFAVYLLITGRIRAAFVAGLTFLATFLIGAVTLPDATWGFWTTYLYDSSRVGKTEIVDNQSLRGAVARLLHTADPGTVATVAAGLTAVAGLFIAAWAARSSRWLPRAEAWGVCCAAITAVLISPISWTHHWVWCVPVLVLLAAEASVEHARPAAVRRVRWRAVFWATLLAFFSFAMWAAKPHGPAVLHMSAMRQLPTSVYPWVGLCFLLAAAIRIQARRKAGGAPVVLLPGQRDGGGTGAARRRQQAPAAR from the coding sequence GTGACAGCGGTGCAAGACGAGCGCAGCCCGGTGCGGATCGCACCCGACCCCTCGCCCGCGCCCCTGTCGGACCGGCTGAAGCACACGATCGGCGCACCCGTCCGCGCCCTTCGTGAGGCCCCCCGCCGGCCGCTGCTGGCCGCGTCGGCCCTGGCGTTGTTCTCCCTGCTCGTCTATGCGGTGGTCCGGCACTTCGTCCACACCTCGATGGTGGACATGATCGTCTACCGGGCCGAGGGCGGCGCCGTCGCCGACGGCGGCGACCTCTACGGGCTGCGCGTCACCGAGTGGAACCTGCCCGCGACCTACCCTCCGTTCGCGGCCATGCTGTTCGTCCCGACCACCTGGTTCGCGGTCCCGTTCCTGCGCGTGGCGATCACTCTCGGCAACCTCGGGCTGCTTGCGGTGTTCGCCCACCTGTCCTTCAAGCTCGTCGGCTGGCCGCGCCGCGAACTACGGCCGATCGGCGTGGTCCTGGTGACCGGCTGCGGGGTCTGGCTCGAACCCGTCTTCACCACGCTCCGGTACGGCCAGATCAACCTCGCGCTCGCCTGCCTGATCCTCTGGGACCTGACCCGGTCGGACGCGCTGCGCAGCAAGGGCATGGCGATCGGCATCGCCGCCGGCATCAAGCTCACGCCCGGCCTGTTCGCCGTCTACCTGCTGATCACCGGCCGGATCCGGGCCGCCTTCGTGGCCGGCCTCACCTTCCTCGCCACCTTCCTGATCGGCGCGGTCACCCTGCCCGACGCCACCTGGGGCTTCTGGACCACGTACCTCTACGACTCCTCCCGGGTCGGCAAGACCGAGATCGTCGACAACCAGTCGCTACGCGGCGCCGTCGCCCGCCTCCTGCACACCGCCGACCCCGGCACCGTCGCCACGGTCGCGGCCGGCCTCACCGCCGTCGCCGGGCTCTTCATCGCCGCCTGGGCCGCCCGCAGCTCCCGCTGGCTGCCCCGCGCCGAGGCCTGGGGCGTCTGCTGCGCCGCCATCACGGCGGTGCTGATCTCGCCGATCAGCTGGACCCACCACTGGGTGTGGTGCGTCCCGGTGCTCGTGCTGCTCGCCGCCGAGGCCTCGGTCGAGCACGCCCGCCCGGCGGCCGTCCGCAGGGTCCGCTGGCGGGCCGTCTTCTGGGCCACGCTGCTCGCCTTCTTCTCCTTCGCCATGTGGGCCGCCAAGCCGCACGGCCCGGCCGTCCTCCACATGTCAGCGATGCGCCAGCTGCCGACGTCCGTGTACCCGTGGGTCGGGCTCTGCTTCCTGCTCGCCGCCGCGATCCGGATCCAGGCCCGGCGCAAGGCCGGCGGTGCGCCGGTCGTCCTGCTGCCCGGGCAGCGTGACGGCGGCGGCACCGGCGCCGCGCGCCGGCGTCAGCAGGCCCCCGCGGCCCGCTGA
- a CDS encoding SsgA family sporulation/cell division regulator, with translation MEQPVSVVEHELELNLVLSPEHSVPVQARLSYGSHDPYAVHITFHLDTGSPVTWVFARELLVEGTFRPCGQGDVRIWPTVPQPSAGGASKGRRSVLCLALSSPAGDALLEAPLPAVAAWLERAHRLVPPGSEMAALDMDGSLAQLLA, from the coding sequence ATGGAGCAGCCCGTCAGCGTGGTCGAGCACGAGCTGGAGCTCAACCTGGTGCTCTCCCCGGAGCACAGCGTCCCCGTCCAGGCGCGGCTGTCCTACGGCAGCCACGACCCGTACGCGGTGCACATCACCTTCCACCTGGACACCGGCTCGCCGGTGACCTGGGTGTTCGCCCGCGAGCTGCTGGTCGAGGGCACCTTCCGCCCGTGCGGCCAGGGCGACGTGCGGATCTGGCCGACCGTCCCCCAGCCTTCCGCCGGGGGTGCCTCCAAGGGCCGGCGCAGCGTGCTGTGCCTGGCACTGAGCTCCCCGGCCGGGGACGCGCTGCTGGAGGCGCCGCTGCCGGCCGTCGCGGCCTGGCTGGAGCGGGCGCACCGGCTCGTCCCGCCGGGCAGCGAGATGGCGGCGCTGGACATGGACGGCTCGCTCGCCCAGCTGCTCGCATGA